Proteins from one Hirundo rustica isolate bHirRus1 chromosome 28, bHirRus1.pri.v3, whole genome shotgun sequence genomic window:
- the CDCA2 gene encoding cell division cycle-associated protein 2 isoform X5 — protein sequence MLRGSKTPLRVKENESGCPGRKEEASFTPSRDQKSCKATKSKVVRPSKKENFGDGNQTGPPKRALKWPKVPEEHLCQPRGSDVSWQLPGVLSEPPSPLHTRGDCSSSRAVPLGNDFCTPERDKEDGKPDFGLSEQRKKPGGFAAVITAEFGTAQEGFGKRATGTSPTSLKFRRRSTIGLRGSPENNTLIRYLAQQRSSRQGEAFTQISPFKPANVRSLKDKIDAFQASFESLQEAEGEAGLSHLGEPSQQRGSSQSKAPFKKEPSLEHWSEKFSLSTRGTALKGNLSENGTKSSRSELRICSILSPHRAVAAPDPAAAKEWVCERQNPVKSLETVVTGDSLETGHVSRCDRGDAVSDLSPRKAVEDVSLGMLGGNQTPGTPLGAGNIPSSDLSQSSSLLRSILKKTPGMELGDSPKEYSSRAIDKGGGESAAGSSCVTAIETLQTETPDAQSSKTPRKKKVTFGEVLSPEIFDQSLPANTPLRRGASPGHGPGARPALSEEPLPLLDFGWDDEGVEPLPEFLEGSVAAEAPSPVENAEVADTHKPDVITTRSSTKRKQGGAVAEGTDQSSSGALSTESDKGTKNPRRSKIQRQKNPSTAAPKKTQKTKYPCYGKRRKKRVKKSLYGEREMASKKPLLSPIPEIPEVFSSVSSPNSPKADGLFTGACCRSEPAALAAPAPEGACRDTGGTFGKENLEEAAATSSGHPEVPGSLEGAPGSAPEFSVPGAEGDFDTSEYFQQGKETPREKAAKHCSSLIEKEELEGNLLTEPGILEPQDEQERAQRAKRPLKDSVRGDPARRRRRRSSSTFYFPPVENTEITGADLPFSCYSVEEVLSVPRAQEGSLQGRRSSAELRVRRSMRLSRDAAAEGLAWIQLPLPAAPKGRRSISASVLAGAENVRREQNPLPWAAPGKENEGSAALAAAPGSTRRRRSLSEATARETLRAPSQRRRSTNSGCGKDGSDQNHSGAAETLELRWKDVSGISDFLK from the exons ATGCTCAGAGGATCTAAAACTCCCCTGAGAGTTAAAGAAAATGAGAGTGGCTGTCCTGGACGGAAGGAAGAGGCCTCTTTCACTCCATCAAGAGACCAGAAGAGCTGCAAAGCGACCAAATCCAAAGTCGTCAGACCATCCAAGAAGGAGAATTTTGGTGATGGGAACCAGACAGGGCCACCAAAACGTGCCCTGAAATGGCCCAAAGTCCCCGAGGAGCATTTGTGTCAGCCCCGGGGGTCTGATGtgagctggcagctccctggggTGCTCAGTGAGCCCCCCTCGCCTTTGCACACCAGGGGGGATTGCTCCAGCAGCCGAGCTGTTCCCTTGGGAAACGACTTCTGCACTCCTGAGAGGGACAAAGAGGATGGAAAACCTGATTTTGGACTGTCTGAACAGCGGAAAAAACCTggtggctttgctgctgtgaTAACTGCTGAGTTCGGGACGGCTCAGGAAGGCTTTGGCAAACGAGCCACGG GGACTTCCCCAACTTCGCTAAAATTTAGGAGGAGATCAACCATCGGCTTGAGGGGATCCCCAGAAAACAACACCCTGATCCGGTACCTGGcgcagcagaggagcagcaggcagggagaagcTTTCACCCAG ATCAGTCCTTTTAAACCTGCGAACGTGAGGTCGCTGAAGGACAAGATCGACGCTTTCCAAGCCTCCTTTGAATCCCTGCAAGAGGCTGAGGGGGAGGCTGGGCTCTCACACCTGGGGGAGCCTTCCCAGCAGAGAGGTTCCT CTCAGAGCAAAGCACCTTTTAAAAAAGAGCCAAGCCTGGAGCACTGGAGTGAAAAGTTCTCGTTGAGCACCAGAGGAACTgctttgaaaggaaatttaAGTGAAAATGGGaccaagagcagcaggagtgaGCTCAGGATCTGCAGCATCTTGTCCCCGCACcgagctgtggctgcccctgacCCTGCTGCTGCAAAG gaatgGGTTTGTGAGCGACAAAATCCTGTTAAATCCTTGGAGACTGTTGTAACTGGAGATTCCCTGGAAACAGGCCACG TTTCCAGGTGTGACCGAGGTGATGCTGTCTCGGATCTCAGCCCAAGGAAAGCTGTGGAAGATGTCAGCCTGGGAATGCTGGGTGGAAACCAAACCCCTGGGAcacctctgggagcagggaacatCCCCAGCAGTGacctctcccagagcagctccctgctgaggtccatcctgaaaaaaaccccggGGATGGAGCTCGGGGACAGCCCCAAG GAATACTCCAGCAGAGCCATTgacaaaggaggaggagaatcTGCTGCAGGCTCCAGTTGTGTAACAGCCATTGAAACGTTGCAAACAG AGACGCCTGACGCTCAGAGCTCCAAAAcaccaaggaagaaaaaagtgactTTTGGGGAAGTGCTGAGCCCCGAAATCTTTGACCAAAGCCTTCCTGCCAACACCCCCCTACGCAGAGGAGCCTCCCCAGGGCACGGCCCCGGGGCAAGGCCAGCCCTCTCCGAGGAGCCTTTGCCCCTCCTGGATTTTGGTTGGGATGAT gaAGGTGTTGAGCCTCTCCCAGAATTCCTGGAAGGTTCTGTTGCTGCAGAAGCCCCTTCACCTGTGGAAAATGCAGAAG tagCAGATACTCACAAACCTGACGTGATAACAACTCGTTCTTCTACGAAAAGGAAG CAGggtggggctgtggcagagggcacagatcagagcagctctggggcacTGAGCACTGAGAGTGACAAAGGCACCAAAAACCCGAGGAGGAGCAAGatccagagacagaaaaatccaagcacagctgctcccaagaAGACCCAG aaaacaaaatacccGTGCtatgggaaaagaagaaagaaaagagtcaAGAAATCTTTGTatggagaaagagaaatggcTTCTAAGAAACCCCTCCTGAGCCCTATCCCTGAAATTCCAGAGGTTTTCTCTTCTGTCTCGTCTCCAAACTCACCAAAGGCAGATGGACTTTTTACAG GTGCTTGCTGTCGTTCAGAGCCTGCAGCTTTGGCTGCCCCCGCACCCGAGGGTGCCTGCAGGGACACTGGAGGGACGTTTGGGAAAGAAAAcctggaggaggcagcagccaccagctctgGACACCCCGAGGTGCCAGGGAGCCTGGAGGGTGCTCCTGGCTCCGCTCCTGAG TTTTCTGTGCCAGGTGCGGAAGGTGATTTTGATACATCTGAGTATTTCCAGCAGGGCAAAGAGACTCCACgtgaaaaagcagcaaaacactgCAGTTCCTTGATAGAAAAGGAGGAATTAGAAGGAAATCTCCTCACTGAGCCGGGAATTCTGGAACCACAGGATGAACAGGAGCGTGCCCAGAGAGCCAAGCGTCCTCTAAAGGATTCTGTCAGAGGCGATCCAgcaaggagaagaagaagaagaagcagcagcaccttctACTTCCCTCCTGTCGAAAACACGGAAATAACTGGGGCTGATCTTCCCTTCTCCTGTTACAGTGTGGAAGAAGTTTTATCAGTGCCCCGGGCCCAGGAGGGGTCCCTGCAGGGCCGCAGGAGCAGCGCCGAGCTCAGGGTGAGGCGCAGCAtgaggctgagcagggatgcAGCCGCTGAGGGACTTGCATGGATCCAGCTTCCCCTGCCGGCTGCTCCCAAGGGCAGGAGAAGCATCAGCGCCTCCgtcctggcaggagctgagaaCGTCCGCAGGGAGCAGAAcccgctgccctgggcagcGCCGGGCAAGGAGAACgagggctctgctgctctggccGCTGCTCCCGGCAGCACGCGGAGGAGGAGAAGCCTCTCGGAAGCCACGGCTCGAGAAACGCTCAGGGCCCCCAGCCAGAGGAGGAGAAGCACAAATTCCGGGTGTGGGAAGGACGGGAGTGACCAAAACCACTCGGGAGCAGCAGAAACTCTTGAGCTGAGATGGAAAGATGTTTCAGGCATCTCTGATTTTCTCAAGTGA
- the CDCA2 gene encoding cell division cycle-associated protein 2 isoform X7, translated as MLRGSKTPLRVKENESGCPGRKEEASFTPSRDQKSCKATKSKVVRPSKKENFGDGNQTGPPKRALKWPKVPEEHLCQPRGSDVSWQLPGVLSEPPSPLHTRGDCSSSRAVPLGNDFCTPERDKEDGKPDFGLSEQRKKPGGFAAVITAEFGTAQEGFGKRATGTSPTSLKFRRRSTIGLRGSPENNTLIRYLAQQRSSRQGEAFTQISPFKPANVRSLKDKIDAFQASFESLQEAEGEAGLSHLGEPSQQRGSSQSKAPFKKEPSLEHWSEKFSLSTRGTALKGNLSENGTKSSRSELRICSILSPHRAVAAPDPAAAKEWVCERQNPVKSLETVVTGDSLETGHVSRCDRGDAVSDLSPRKAVEDVSLGMLGGNQTPGTPLGAGNIPSSDLSQSSSLLRSILKKTPGMELGDSPKEYSSRAIDKGGGESAAGSSCVTAIETLQTETPDAQSSKTPRKKKVTFGEVLSPEIFDQSLPANTPLRRGASPGHGPGARPALSEEPLPLLDFGWDDEGVEPLPEFLEGSVAAEAPSPVENAEADTHKPDVITTRSSTKRKQGGAVAEGTDQSSSGALSTESDKGTKNPRRSKIQRQKNPSTAAPKKTQKTKYPCYGKRRKKRVKKSLYGEREMASKKPLLSPIPEIPEVFSSVSSPNSPKADGLFTGACCRSEPAALAAPAPEGACRDTGGTFGKENLEEAAATSSGHPEVPGSLEGAPGSAPEFSVPGAEGDFDTSEYFQQGKETPREKAAKHCSSLIEKEELEGNLLTEPGILEPQDEQERAQRAKRPLKDSVRGDPARRRRRRSSSTFYFPPVENTEITGADLPFSCYSVEEVLSVPRAQEGSLQGRRSSAELRVRRSMRLSRDAAAEGLAWIQLPLPAAPKGRRSISASVLAGAENVRREQNPLPWAAPGKENEGSAALAAAPGSTRRRRSLSEATARETLRAPSQRRRSTNSGCGKDGSDQNHSGAAETLELRWKDVSGISDFLK; from the exons ATGCTCAGAGGATCTAAAACTCCCCTGAGAGTTAAAGAAAATGAGAGTGGCTGTCCTGGACGGAAGGAAGAGGCCTCTTTCACTCCATCAAGAGACCAGAAGAGCTGCAAAGCGACCAAATCCAAAGTCGTCAGACCATCCAAGAAGGAGAATTTTGGTGATGGGAACCAGACAGGGCCACCAAAACGTGCCCTGAAATGGCCCAAAGTCCCCGAGGAGCATTTGTGTCAGCCCCGGGGGTCTGATGtgagctggcagctccctggggTGCTCAGTGAGCCCCCCTCGCCTTTGCACACCAGGGGGGATTGCTCCAGCAGCCGAGCTGTTCCCTTGGGAAACGACTTCTGCACTCCTGAGAGGGACAAAGAGGATGGAAAACCTGATTTTGGACTGTCTGAACAGCGGAAAAAACCTggtggctttgctgctgtgaTAACTGCTGAGTTCGGGACGGCTCAGGAAGGCTTTGGCAAACGAGCCACGG GGACTTCCCCAACTTCGCTAAAATTTAGGAGGAGATCAACCATCGGCTTGAGGGGATCCCCAGAAAACAACACCCTGATCCGGTACCTGGcgcagcagaggagcagcaggcagggagaagcTTTCACCCAG ATCAGTCCTTTTAAACCTGCGAACGTGAGGTCGCTGAAGGACAAGATCGACGCTTTCCAAGCCTCCTTTGAATCCCTGCAAGAGGCTGAGGGGGAGGCTGGGCTCTCACACCTGGGGGAGCCTTCCCAGCAGAGAGGTTCCT CTCAGAGCAAAGCACCTTTTAAAAAAGAGCCAAGCCTGGAGCACTGGAGTGAAAAGTTCTCGTTGAGCACCAGAGGAACTgctttgaaaggaaatttaAGTGAAAATGGGaccaagagcagcaggagtgaGCTCAGGATCTGCAGCATCTTGTCCCCGCACcgagctgtggctgcccctgacCCTGCTGCTGCAAAG gaatgGGTTTGTGAGCGACAAAATCCTGTTAAATCCTTGGAGACTGTTGTAACTGGAGATTCCCTGGAAACAGGCCACG TTTCCAGGTGTGACCGAGGTGATGCTGTCTCGGATCTCAGCCCAAGGAAAGCTGTGGAAGATGTCAGCCTGGGAATGCTGGGTGGAAACCAAACCCCTGGGAcacctctgggagcagggaacatCCCCAGCAGTGacctctcccagagcagctccctgctgaggtccatcctgaaaaaaaccccggGGATGGAGCTCGGGGACAGCCCCAAG GAATACTCCAGCAGAGCCATTgacaaaggaggaggagaatcTGCTGCAGGCTCCAGTTGTGTAACAGCCATTGAAACGTTGCAAACAG AGACGCCTGACGCTCAGAGCTCCAAAAcaccaaggaagaaaaaagtgactTTTGGGGAAGTGCTGAGCCCCGAAATCTTTGACCAAAGCCTTCCTGCCAACACCCCCCTACGCAGAGGAGCCTCCCCAGGGCACGGCCCCGGGGCAAGGCCAGCCCTCTCCGAGGAGCCTTTGCCCCTCCTGGATTTTGGTTGGGATGAT gaAGGTGTTGAGCCTCTCCCAGAATTCCTGGAAGGTTCTGTTGCTGCAGAAGCCCCTTCACCTGTGGAAAATGCAGAAG CAGATACTCACAAACCTGACGTGATAACAACTCGTTCTTCTACGAAAAGGAAG CAGggtggggctgtggcagagggcacagatcagagcagctctggggcacTGAGCACTGAGAGTGACAAAGGCACCAAAAACCCGAGGAGGAGCAAGatccagagacagaaaaatccaagcacagctgctcccaagaAGACCCAG aaaacaaaatacccGTGCtatgggaaaagaagaaagaaaagagtcaAGAAATCTTTGTatggagaaagagaaatggcTTCTAAGAAACCCCTCCTGAGCCCTATCCCTGAAATTCCAGAGGTTTTCTCTTCTGTCTCGTCTCCAAACTCACCAAAGGCAGATGGACTTTTTACAG GTGCTTGCTGTCGTTCAGAGCCTGCAGCTTTGGCTGCCCCCGCACCCGAGGGTGCCTGCAGGGACACTGGAGGGACGTTTGGGAAAGAAAAcctggaggaggcagcagccaccagctctgGACACCCCGAGGTGCCAGGGAGCCTGGAGGGTGCTCCTGGCTCCGCTCCTGAG TTTTCTGTGCCAGGTGCGGAAGGTGATTTTGATACATCTGAGTATTTCCAGCAGGGCAAAGAGACTCCACgtgaaaaagcagcaaaacactgCAGTTCCTTGATAGAAAAGGAGGAATTAGAAGGAAATCTCCTCACTGAGCCGGGAATTCTGGAACCACAGGATGAACAGGAGCGTGCCCAGAGAGCCAAGCGTCCTCTAAAGGATTCTGTCAGAGGCGATCCAgcaaggagaagaagaagaagaagcagcagcaccttctACTTCCCTCCTGTCGAAAACACGGAAATAACTGGGGCTGATCTTCCCTTCTCCTGTTACAGTGTGGAAGAAGTTTTATCAGTGCCCCGGGCCCAGGAGGGGTCCCTGCAGGGCCGCAGGAGCAGCGCCGAGCTCAGGGTGAGGCGCAGCAtgaggctgagcagggatgcAGCCGCTGAGGGACTTGCATGGATCCAGCTTCCCCTGCCGGCTGCTCCCAAGGGCAGGAGAAGCATCAGCGCCTCCgtcctggcaggagctgagaaCGTCCGCAGGGAGCAGAAcccgctgccctgggcagcGCCGGGCAAGGAGAACgagggctctgctgctctggccGCTGCTCCCGGCAGCACGCGGAGGAGGAGAAGCCTCTCGGAAGCCACGGCTCGAGAAACGCTCAGGGCCCCCAGCCAGAGGAGGAGAAGCACAAATTCCGGGTGTGGGAAGGACGGGAGTGACCAAAACCACTCGGGAGCAGCAGAAACTCTTGAGCTGAGATGGAAAGATGTTTCAGGCATCTCTGATTTTCTCAAGTGA
- the CDCA2 gene encoding cell division cycle-associated protein 2 isoform X3: MLRGSKTPLRVKENESGCPGRKEEASFTPSRDQKSCKATKSKVVRPSKKENFGDGNQTGPPKRALKWPKVPEEHLCQPRGSDVSWQLPGVLSEPPSPLHTRGDCSSSRAVPLGNDFCTPERDKEDGKPDFGLSEQRKKPGGFAAVITAEFGTAQEGFGKRATGTSPTSLKFRRRSTIGLRGSPENNTLIRYLAQQRSSRQGEAFTQISPFKPANVRSLKDKIDAFQASFESLQEAEGEAGLSHLGEPSQQRGSCKLIKSPAQSKAPFKKEPSLEHWSEKFSLSTRGTALKGNLSENGTKSSRSELRICSILSPHRAVAAPDPAAAKEWVCERQNPVKSLETVVTGDSLETGHVSRCDRGDAVSDLSPRKAVEDVSLGMLGGNQTPGTPLGAGNIPSSDLSQSSSLLRSILKKTPGMELGDSPKEYSSRAIDKGGGESAAGSSCVTAIETLQTETPDAQSSKTPRKKKVTFGEVLSPEIFDQSLPANTPLRRGASPGHGPGARPALSEEPLPLLDFGWDDEGVEPLPEFLEGSVAAEAPSPVENAEADTHKPDVITTRSSTKRKQGGAVAEGTDQSSSGALSTESDKGTKNPRRSKIQRQKNPSTAAPKKTQKTKYPCYGKRRKKRVKKSLYGEREMASKKPLLSPIPEIPEVFSSVSSPNSPKADGLFTGACCRSEPAALAAPAPEGACRDTGGTFGKENLEEAAATSSGHPEVPGSLEGAPGSAPEFSVPGAEGDFDTSEYFQQGKETPREKAAKHCSSLIEKEELEGNLLTEPGILEPQDEQERAQRAKRPLKDSVRGDPARRRRRRSSSTFYFPPVENTEITGADLPFSCYSVEEVLSVPRAQEGSLQGRRSSAELRVRRSMRLSRDAAAEGLAWIQLPLPAAPKGRRSISASVLAGAENVRREQNPLPWAAPGKENEGSAALAAAPGSTRRRRSLSEATARETLRAPSQRRRSTNSGCGKDGSDQNHSGAAETLELRWKDVSGISDFLK; the protein is encoded by the exons ATGCTCAGAGGATCTAAAACTCCCCTGAGAGTTAAAGAAAATGAGAGTGGCTGTCCTGGACGGAAGGAAGAGGCCTCTTTCACTCCATCAAGAGACCAGAAGAGCTGCAAAGCGACCAAATCCAAAGTCGTCAGACCATCCAAGAAGGAGAATTTTGGTGATGGGAACCAGACAGGGCCACCAAAACGTGCCCTGAAATGGCCCAAAGTCCCCGAGGAGCATTTGTGTCAGCCCCGGGGGTCTGATGtgagctggcagctccctggggTGCTCAGTGAGCCCCCCTCGCCTTTGCACACCAGGGGGGATTGCTCCAGCAGCCGAGCTGTTCCCTTGGGAAACGACTTCTGCACTCCTGAGAGGGACAAAGAGGATGGAAAACCTGATTTTGGACTGTCTGAACAGCGGAAAAAACCTggtggctttgctgctgtgaTAACTGCTGAGTTCGGGACGGCTCAGGAAGGCTTTGGCAAACGAGCCACGG GGACTTCCCCAACTTCGCTAAAATTTAGGAGGAGATCAACCATCGGCTTGAGGGGATCCCCAGAAAACAACACCCTGATCCGGTACCTGGcgcagcagaggagcagcaggcagggagaagcTTTCACCCAG ATCAGTCCTTTTAAACCTGCGAACGTGAGGTCGCTGAAGGACAAGATCGACGCTTTCCAAGCCTCCTTTGAATCCCTGCAAGAGGCTGAGGGGGAGGCTGGGCTCTCACACCTGGGGGAGCCTTCCCAGCAGAGAGGTTCCTGTAAGCTGATTAAATCTCCTG CTCAGAGCAAAGCACCTTTTAAAAAAGAGCCAAGCCTGGAGCACTGGAGTGAAAAGTTCTCGTTGAGCACCAGAGGAACTgctttgaaaggaaatttaAGTGAAAATGGGaccaagagcagcaggagtgaGCTCAGGATCTGCAGCATCTTGTCCCCGCACcgagctgtggctgcccctgacCCTGCTGCTGCAAAG gaatgGGTTTGTGAGCGACAAAATCCTGTTAAATCCTTGGAGACTGTTGTAACTGGAGATTCCCTGGAAACAGGCCACG TTTCCAGGTGTGACCGAGGTGATGCTGTCTCGGATCTCAGCCCAAGGAAAGCTGTGGAAGATGTCAGCCTGGGAATGCTGGGTGGAAACCAAACCCCTGGGAcacctctgggagcagggaacatCCCCAGCAGTGacctctcccagagcagctccctgctgaggtccatcctgaaaaaaaccccggGGATGGAGCTCGGGGACAGCCCCAAG GAATACTCCAGCAGAGCCATTgacaaaggaggaggagaatcTGCTGCAGGCTCCAGTTGTGTAACAGCCATTGAAACGTTGCAAACAG AGACGCCTGACGCTCAGAGCTCCAAAAcaccaaggaagaaaaaagtgactTTTGGGGAAGTGCTGAGCCCCGAAATCTTTGACCAAAGCCTTCCTGCCAACACCCCCCTACGCAGAGGAGCCTCCCCAGGGCACGGCCCCGGGGCAAGGCCAGCCCTCTCCGAGGAGCCTTTGCCCCTCCTGGATTTTGGTTGGGATGAT gaAGGTGTTGAGCCTCTCCCAGAATTCCTGGAAGGTTCTGTTGCTGCAGAAGCCCCTTCACCTGTGGAAAATGCAGAAG CAGATACTCACAAACCTGACGTGATAACAACTCGTTCTTCTACGAAAAGGAAG CAGggtggggctgtggcagagggcacagatcagagcagctctggggcacTGAGCACTGAGAGTGACAAAGGCACCAAAAACCCGAGGAGGAGCAAGatccagagacagaaaaatccaagcacagctgctcccaagaAGACCCAG aaaacaaaatacccGTGCtatgggaaaagaagaaagaaaagagtcaAGAAATCTTTGTatggagaaagagaaatggcTTCTAAGAAACCCCTCCTGAGCCCTATCCCTGAAATTCCAGAGGTTTTCTCTTCTGTCTCGTCTCCAAACTCACCAAAGGCAGATGGACTTTTTACAG GTGCTTGCTGTCGTTCAGAGCCTGCAGCTTTGGCTGCCCCCGCACCCGAGGGTGCCTGCAGGGACACTGGAGGGACGTTTGGGAAAGAAAAcctggaggaggcagcagccaccagctctgGACACCCCGAGGTGCCAGGGAGCCTGGAGGGTGCTCCTGGCTCCGCTCCTGAG TTTTCTGTGCCAGGTGCGGAAGGTGATTTTGATACATCTGAGTATTTCCAGCAGGGCAAAGAGACTCCACgtgaaaaagcagcaaaacactgCAGTTCCTTGATAGAAAAGGAGGAATTAGAAGGAAATCTCCTCACTGAGCCGGGAATTCTGGAACCACAGGATGAACAGGAGCGTGCCCAGAGAGCCAAGCGTCCTCTAAAGGATTCTGTCAGAGGCGATCCAgcaaggagaagaagaagaagaagcagcagcaccttctACTTCCCTCCTGTCGAAAACACGGAAATAACTGGGGCTGATCTTCCCTTCTCCTGTTACAGTGTGGAAGAAGTTTTATCAGTGCCCCGGGCCCAGGAGGGGTCCCTGCAGGGCCGCAGGAGCAGCGCCGAGCTCAGGGTGAGGCGCAGCAtgaggctgagcagggatgcAGCCGCTGAGGGACTTGCATGGATCCAGCTTCCCCTGCCGGCTGCTCCCAAGGGCAGGAGAAGCATCAGCGCCTCCgtcctggcaggagctgagaaCGTCCGCAGGGAGCAGAAcccgctgccctgggcagcGCCGGGCAAGGAGAACgagggctctgctgctctggccGCTGCTCCCGGCAGCACGCGGAGGAGGAGAAGCCTCTCGGAAGCCACGGCTCGAGAAACGCTCAGGGCCCCCAGCCAGAGGAGGAGAAGCACAAATTCCGGGTGTGGGAAGGACGGGAGTGACCAAAACCACTCGGGAGCAGCAGAAACTCTTGAGCTGAGATGGAAAGATGTTTCAGGCATCTCTGATTTTCTCAAGTGA